In a single window of the Rhipicephalus sanguineus isolate Rsan-2018 unplaced genomic scaffold, BIME_Rsan_1.4 Seq1134, whole genome shotgun sequence genome:
- the LOC119376242 gene encoding microspherule protein 1 isoform X2 — translation MSSNLVLGNVVSDNSQDVSEASQAPESPPTIGNVKCAFSNSDGESAPRPAPAVPHASLKPEHLQKRRSSSRSIKRKKFDDELVESSLIKTPRTRPLPGTPSTSLTQSVAPVGSSGSAPVLASYSDSSQVESIVPLYSERKKTSKSTPKRVKKSSKNTQALVTKDLGRWKPLDDYTLCLAIQQTTNLEAVFRGVKFSCNFTRQEIKERWYALLYDPVISKLAVTSMKQLHPDVLASVQAKALYSKEEERILCTIPSTSQPTLEDFQQLLVKHADVFLSSRTPKELLHHWTLMRQYFLFPEQMAPQREEGDRILNLSDAEDEFVDEQLVGWVKDEVMDHERHLLERNALQEIRQLENELPKWHVLVDSVTGVSPPDFDNQTLAVLRGRLVRYLMRSKEITIGRMTKDNVIDVDLSLEGPSWKISRRQGVIKLRNTGEFVIANEGKRPIFIDGKPVLAGNKHKLNNNSVVEVTNCLSLLCVISLPALCFILL, via the exons AATCTCCACCGACAATTGGAAATGTGAAGTGTGCATTTTCTAATTCTGATGGTGAATCGGCACCTAGGCCTGCCCCAGCTGTGCCCCATGCTAGCCTTAAG CCTGAGCATTTGCAGAAGAGACGCAGCTCATCTCGGTCCATAAAGCGCAAGAAGTTCGACGATGAGCTTGTCGAGAGCAGTCTCATCAAGACACCTCGTACACGGCCTTTGCCTGGTACTCCTTCAACATCACTGACCCAAAGCGTTGCCCCTGTCGGCAGCTCGGGTTCAGCACCAGTGCTTGCCAGTTACTCTGACAGCAGTCAGGTGGAGTCAATTGTCCCCCTGTATTCAGAGAGGAAAAAG acatcAAAGTCCACACCAAAGCGAGTGAAAAAGTCTTCCAAG AACACACAGGCCTTGGTCACGAAGGACCTTGGTCGATGGAAGCCTCTTGATGACTATACTCTTTGTTTGGCCATACAACAA ACAACAAACCTGGAGGCTGTGTTCCGTGGAGTCAAATTTTCCTGCAATTTCACTCGACAAGAAATCAAAGAAAGGTGGTATGCGCTGCTGTATGACCCTGTTATATCCAA ATTGGCTGTGAcctcaatgaaacagctccaCCCAGATGTTTTGGCAAGTGTGCAAGCCAAAGCCCTTTATAGTAAAGAAGAAGAGCGCATCTTGTGCACCATACCATCG ACTTCGCAGCCCACACTTGAGGATTTCCAACAACTTCTCGTGAAACATGCAGACGTATTTCTGTCTTCACGCACACCCAAGGAGTTGTTGCACCATTGGACATTAATGAGGCAGTATTTCCTCTTTCCCGAACAAATGG CACCTCAGAGAGAAGAAGGGGACCGAATACTCAACCTCTCTGATGCAGAAGACGAATTCGTAGATGAGCAGCTCGT TGGTTGGGTGAAGGATGAAGTCATGGATCACG AACGCCATCTACTAGAGCGCAATGCCCTGCAAGAGATTCGTCAGCTGGAAAATGAACTACCAAAGTGGCATGTGCTTGTGGACAGTGTCACTG GTGTATCGCCACCTGATTTTGACAATCAAACTCTTGCTGTACTTCGTGGTCGCCTTGTACGGTACCTTATGCGATCTAAAGAA ATAACGATTGGACGTATGACCAAAGACAATGTCATCGATGTTGACCTGTCTTTGGAGGGCCCTTCGTGGAAAATATCACGTCGTCAAGGTGTGATCAAGCTTCGCAACACTGGGGAATTTGTCATTGCTAATGAGGGCAAGAGGCCAATCTTCATTGATGGCAAGCCAGTTCTAGCTGGCAACAAGCACAAGCTGAACAACAACTCTGTTGTGGAGGTAACGAATTGCCTTTCCTTGTTGTGTGTTATTTCTCTTCCTGCTCTTTGTTTTATTTTACTTTAA
- the LOC119376242 gene encoding microspherule protein 1 isoform X1, which yields MSSNLVLGNVVSDNSQDVSEASQAPESPPTIGNVKCAFSNSDGESAPRPAPAVPHASLKVSTYLPEHLQKRRSSSRSIKRKKFDDELVESSLIKTPRTRPLPGTPSTSLTQSVAPVGSSGSAPVLASYSDSSQVESIVPLYSERKKTSKSTPKRVKKSSKNTQALVTKDLGRWKPLDDYTLCLAIQQTTNLEAVFRGVKFSCNFTRQEIKERWYALLYDPVISKLAVTSMKQLHPDVLASVQAKALYSKEEERILCTIPSTSQPTLEDFQQLLVKHADVFLSSRTPKELLHHWTLMRQYFLFPEQMAPQREEGDRILNLSDAEDEFVDEQLVGWVKDEVMDHERHLLERNALQEIRQLENELPKWHVLVDSVTGVSPPDFDNQTLAVLRGRLVRYLMRSKEITIGRMTKDNVIDVDLSLEGPSWKISRRQGVIKLRNTGEFVIANEGKRPIFIDGKPVLAGNKHKLNNNSVVEVTNCLSLLCVISLPALCFILL from the exons AATCTCCACCGACAATTGGAAATGTGAAGTGTGCATTTTCTAATTCTGATGGTGAATCGGCACCTAGGCCTGCCCCAGCTGTGCCCCATGCTAGCCTTAAGGTCAGCACTTACTTG CCTGAGCATTTGCAGAAGAGACGCAGCTCATCTCGGTCCATAAAGCGCAAGAAGTTCGACGATGAGCTTGTCGAGAGCAGTCTCATCAAGACACCTCGTACACGGCCTTTGCCTGGTACTCCTTCAACATCACTGACCCAAAGCGTTGCCCCTGTCGGCAGCTCGGGTTCAGCACCAGTGCTTGCCAGTTACTCTGACAGCAGTCAGGTGGAGTCAATTGTCCCCCTGTATTCAGAGAGGAAAAAG acatcAAAGTCCACACCAAAGCGAGTGAAAAAGTCTTCCAAG AACACACAGGCCTTGGTCACGAAGGACCTTGGTCGATGGAAGCCTCTTGATGACTATACTCTTTGTTTGGCCATACAACAA ACAACAAACCTGGAGGCTGTGTTCCGTGGAGTCAAATTTTCCTGCAATTTCACTCGACAAGAAATCAAAGAAAGGTGGTATGCGCTGCTGTATGACCCTGTTATATCCAA ATTGGCTGTGAcctcaatgaaacagctccaCCCAGATGTTTTGGCAAGTGTGCAAGCCAAAGCCCTTTATAGTAAAGAAGAAGAGCGCATCTTGTGCACCATACCATCG ACTTCGCAGCCCACACTTGAGGATTTCCAACAACTTCTCGTGAAACATGCAGACGTATTTCTGTCTTCACGCACACCCAAGGAGTTGTTGCACCATTGGACATTAATGAGGCAGTATTTCCTCTTTCCCGAACAAATGG CACCTCAGAGAGAAGAAGGGGACCGAATACTCAACCTCTCTGATGCAGAAGACGAATTCGTAGATGAGCAGCTCGT TGGTTGGGTGAAGGATGAAGTCATGGATCACG AACGCCATCTACTAGAGCGCAATGCCCTGCAAGAGATTCGTCAGCTGGAAAATGAACTACCAAAGTGGCATGTGCTTGTGGACAGTGTCACTG GTGTATCGCCACCTGATTTTGACAATCAAACTCTTGCTGTACTTCGTGGTCGCCTTGTACGGTACCTTATGCGATCTAAAGAA ATAACGATTGGACGTATGACCAAAGACAATGTCATCGATGTTGACCTGTCTTTGGAGGGCCCTTCGTGGAAAATATCACGTCGTCAAGGTGTGATCAAGCTTCGCAACACTGGGGAATTTGTCATTGCTAATGAGGGCAAGAGGCCAATCTTCATTGATGGCAAGCCAGTTCTAGCTGGCAACAAGCACAAGCTGAACAACAACTCTGTTGTGGAGGTAACGAATTGCCTTTCCTTGTTGTGTGTTATTTCTCTTCCTGCTCTTTGTTTTATTTTACTTTAA